The following is a genomic window from Lysinibacillus sp. JNUCC-52.
TTTTGGCTCTCTAATCCGAAATGGACTTTCTCCAGTTCGGTTAGCGATTATTGGAACAGTAATAGGTACATTTTTGAGTAGTATAGCGACTGCAATTGCAATGTATTTCCAAGTGTCGCAGACGGTTAGTGCTTGGTATAACACCAAGGTACATATGGTAGACAATGATATGCTCATGCTATCAATACCTTTTGGATTAATTGGCCTTATTCTTGCATTAATATCGGCAAGGGCAATTACAATTACCGCATTAGGTGACGATATTGCCGTAGGACTCGGACAAAAAACAAAAGCAGTAAAAATTGTGAGTATGCTTGCAGTTGTATGTTTAACAGGAACTGCCGTTGCACTTGTCGGAAAAATAGCCTTTGTTGGGCTCGTTATTCCGCACATTACACGTTTCCTCGTAGGTGTTGATTACCGTTTTATCATTCCATGTGCAGCAGTAATAGGAGCGTTCTTTTTAGCACTTTGCGATGTGCTTAGTCGCTATGTGAATTATCCATACGAAACGCCAATTGGTGTATTAACAGCGCTAGTCGGCGTCCCATTTTTCTTATACTTAGTTCGTAAGCGCGGAGGTGAAAAGCATGCATAAAAAAACTTCCCGTGCAGTTATGATGACGGTTGCTATACTTCTATTATTTATTTTAGGGGCAAGCTACCTCCATATTACAAATGGCGTTTTTGATATGTCGGTAATAGATGTATTAAAAACACTCCTCCGCATTGAACCAAACCCGAAATTTGATCTTGTCATTTTTGAATTTCGTTTACCACGAATTGTTATAGCAGCACTTGTTGGTGTCGGTCTTGGGATGGCAGGTGTCGTATTGCAAGGCATTACACGCAATGGCTTGGCAGACCCAGGTATTCTAGGTATTAACGCTGGTGCGGGTGCTGCAGTAGTTATTTTTATGTTTTTCTTTCAATTCCGTGTAGTGACAGCGGATATTCATAGCTGGTTATCTATTTTAATCATGCCGATTTTTGGTTTTGTCGGTGGTACGATGGCCGCAGCTTTAATTTTTTCATTTGCTATGAAAAATGGTCATTTAGATATGCAGCGGTTAATTTTAACGGGTATCGCTATTAATAGCGGATTTGGTGCGTTATCGCTGTTTCTATCTTTGAAAATGAACGCACAAGATTATGAATCCGCAGCAGTATGGATGGCTGGTTCTATTTATAATGCTAATTGGATTTTTGTTGTATCCATGCTACCATGGCTTCTTTTGCTAGGTTTTTATGTTTATCGGAAATCGTATTTACTCGACTATTTTCAATTAGAAGAAGACAGTATTACTAGCTTAGGCATAGCGCTTGAAAAGGAGAAAATTAAATTATTATTAGCGAGTGTTGGCTTAGTGAGCGCCTGTGTCTCCGTATCTGGAAGTATTGGCTTTATTGGCTTAATGGCGCCTCATATTGCGAAACAGCTTGTTGGCATTCAACATCGTTATGTTATGCCAGTAAGTGCTTTAATAGGTGCGTGCCTGCTTGTGTTCGCTGACTTTATTGGTAAAACGGTCTTTGCACCTTCAGAGCTAGCAGTTGGGATTGTTGTTTCGATTATTGGTATTCCGTACTTCTTATATTTACTAGTGAAGTCAAAAGCATAGGAGGAAATAGTGTGCAAACTGCATTTAGAATGGAAAATTTGTCCTCAGGTTATGAGCATGTTCGTGTATTTGAAGGATTGAATTTAACGATAGAAGAAGGAAAAGTGACAACGATTATAGGCCCTAATGGCTGTGGAAAATCAACCTTATTAAAAACAATAGGGCGCATTTTAAAGAAACAACAGGGAACGGTTTATTTACAGGAACAAAATATGCAAAATTTGTCGACGAAAGAAATTGCAAAAAAGTTAGCCATCTTATCACAAACACCTATTGCACCAGGACAGTTAAAGGTAGAGGAGCTTATCGCTTACGGTCGGTACCCACATCGTAATAATGTCAATCGCTTAACAAAGAAGGATGAAGAAATGATAGAGTGGGCCTTAACGGTCACGAATACATTGGAGTATCGCAACCGAGAGCTTGCACAGCTTTCTGGAGGTCAACGTCAGCGTGTTTGGCTAGCAATGGCATTAGCACAAGAAACGAGTATTTTGCTGTTAGACGAGCCAACGACTTATTTAGATATGGCGCATCAGTTAGAAGTTTTAGATATCGTCAAAAATTTAAATGAACAACATAACTGTACGATTGTCATGGTTTTGCATGATATTAACCATGCAGCAAGATATTCAGACCATCTAATAGCAATGCGTCAAGGAGTTATAATGGAGACGGGAACACCACAGGAAATTTTATGTGAGGACGTTATGCGAAAAGTGTTCAATATTTCGGCAAGAATTATGGAAGACCCAGCAACAAACACCCCCGTATGCTATGGCTATGATGTGTTAAAGGAGGAAGATAAATGACAGTAGAACAAGCAATGAACATAAATGACTTTAAATCTATTGAAATGACTTCGAAGTTTACAGATTATACGTATACGATAAACATCTATGTACCTCAAGGGGAAATACCTCAAGGTGGCTTTCCTGTTTTATATGTATTAGATGGATCTTCATACTTCCATTTAGTGAAGGAAGCAGTTCGTCTACAAAGTCGAAATGCGCCTAAAACAGGCATCGTACCTGCTATTGTCGTCGGTGTAGGACATGGGGCTGATATGCATGAACGACGTTTTTATGATTTTACAGCACCAGCCGAAACGTATAGCTATCCTGCAAGATTTAAAGGAAATGGCTATGATAAGCATGGTGGTGCGGTGGGCTTTAGTCGCTTTTTACAGGAGGAACTAAAGCCACAAATTCAACAGCAATTCCTTATAAATGAACAGCAACAAACTTTATTTGGTCACTCTTTAGCAGGTTATTTTGTGTTGTGGCAATTATTTAATGAAAAGTCTAGTTTCCAACGCTATATCGCCATTAGCCCTTCCATTTGGTGGAATGAACACGAATTATTCCATAAAGCAAATGTATTTATGAAAGAGCACAAGCAAGTGAACGAACATTTATTTATCGGTGTTGGAGAGCTAGAAACTTTTATGGTAGATGATGGACGGCAAATGACAAATGAGTTAGAGAAAATAATGGGCATTGAATTTTATGAAGCATTAGAAGAGAATCATGCGTCTGTCGTACCGACTGTAATGAGTAGAGCAATACGTTTTATGAATAAAAATTAATTTTGTAACCGCATTATCTTTAATAATGCGGTTTACTTATGGATAAAAATTCAATATTATGTATTTATAATCAAAGAAGGGGTGTGACATAGATGAGGGTACTTTTAGCAGATTGTCGGGATGCACCAGTAGTGCATAATTTAATGCTTCAGGCTTTTAAAGAATACGAACATGCAACGCCACCCTCCAGTGCATTAAGTGAAACAGTGGAATCCATTGAACAGGCGCTAAATAAAGGTGAGCAAGCTTTTATTAGTTATATGGAAGATCAACCAGTAGCAATGGTTCGATTTACGTTAAATGATGAAGGTATTTATTTCTTTCGATTATCTGTCATTCCACAAATGCAAGGTCAAGGGCTGGCTAAAGCATTAATAGCGAAGCTTGAAGATTATGCACGTGCACAAGGGAAAAGGATTAGTGAATGTAAAGTGCGTATGAATGTTCCGCGAAATATTGAGTTATACCGTTCGTTAGGATATGTTATCACTAAAGAAATGCTAGGAGAAAATCGTAATGGCTTTTCTCTTCCGATAGTAACAATGGAAAAGAAACTTTAGGGGGAGTGCATTTGAAGAAAAAAATAGGCTGTTTGCACGCACATTATTCGAATATAGACTATATAGAGCAGGCATTTCAAAGCTTTCAGGACATAGAGCTTAAGCACTTTGTTGATCCTGGACTTATTCACCATGTAGCAAAGGGTACTTGCGGTTTGTCATTAAAGGTGAAGGAGCAAGTAGAGTGGATAGCCAGCTGTGATGTCGATGCCATTTTAATTACGTGTACGAATTATATTGCGTTGTTGCAGGAAAATCAACTGTCATTATCCATACCTATGATTAAAATTGATGAACCCTTTTTTAAAACGATTTGCGAAGTGACGCAACCACAAATAATACTTTTTACAAACCCTGCCACTGTAGATGGAACGATGGAGAGGCTTTACCAATATGCTAATCTACATAATAAATCGATAAATGTTCAGGCGCAGGTCATAGCCAATACATTCGAACTTATTATGCAAGGGGAAAAGCAGGCATACAACAATGCCATTTTGCAATATTTCCGGGAAATAATGAACGATAACCTGTTCATTTCTGTTGCGCAGCTTTCGATGGTCGAAGCGGCTCAACAATTTGAAAATGAGTTCGACATGACGATTATACATCCTTTGAAATCATTAGTAGAATTTGTGAAGAAATAGGATAATCGCCGATAAAAGTGCTGTAATCGCCGATAAACCTCAAGCAATCGCCGATAAACCTGAAAGTATCGCCGATAGAATTTTAAATTCAAATGAAATGAAACTTCTAAATTGGTAGTATAATGAAATGAGAAAGAGAAATGGGGGAGAGCTAAATGAATGATTTACGATATCCGATTGGACAATTTCAATTTCCAGAAGTAGTGACCGCACAGCAAGTAAAAAAATGGATTGATGATATCCGTCTGTTGCCGAGACAATTAGCGGAGGCATTAAGTGGAGCAAGTGAACAATCATTAGCAAAATCCTACCGGGAGAATGGCTGGACTGTAACGCAGCTAGTCCATCATCTAGCGGATAGCCACATGAATAGTTTTATGCGCTTTAAGTTAGCTTTAACCGAAGATACACCGAAGATTAAACCCTACAATGAAGTGGACTGGGCAATGCTTCCAGATTCGGATATGCCAGTTGCGACTTCCTATAGGTTGCTTGAAAGTTTACATGAACGTTGGGTTTATTTGCTGACAACTTTAACAAGTGAGCAATTACAACGAGCTTTTCAACATCCAGACAGCGGGCTAATGACGCTTGAAAAAGCACTCGCTCTCTATGCATGGCATGGAAAGCATCATCTTGCCCATATACAGAATGCTCTTGCGAAATAGAAAAAAGGCGACTTATCCTCACTGCTGAGGAAAGTCGCCTTTTTGAATTTTGACTATTCAAATGTGTGTGTGGATTCTTTAGTCGAATAAACTGCGAAGTTAAAAAGTTAAATTATAGAATTGTAATACCTGCACTTGCAGTACCTGTAAGTACTTGAGCAATAGCAACACCAGCTGTAGTAATGGAGTACACCATTACTAGTTTGTCACCAGCAGCGACTGGAACTGGTGCAAAACTGCCTGAACCAAATGCAGTAGCACCTAGCGCAATTAAGCCTGTAAATGGAGGAGCTAAGTTAACAGTAGCAGTTGTAGCTGTATAAACCGAGCTTCCAGCAGGTGCACGATAGATTGTAGCCGTAACTGTAGTAGTGCCCACTAACGTAACGGCAGCCGTAGCCGAGAATGATGCAGAAAGGCCTGTAATACTACCAGCACGTGGCACTGTAAATGCTTCTGTTATTATGCCAGTTAAATCAAGTGTTTCTCCAACAAGCGTAACGCCAGGAACGGCAGTACCGAATCCGATAAGGGACGGTGTAGCAATTAAACCAGTCACTAAAGAAGTTAACACAACAGGTGTAACCCCAGAAGAGAATGGAATAATAGAACCTTCTGTAGTTGGCTGTATTGGTGGAATGCATGCAACATCAACTGCTAAAAATGGACCGAAGTTTGGGCAATCCATATTACCAGATCTTGATGAGCAACCACATCCATTAGGATCATTTAAGAACATATTTACACCTCCTTTCTTCATTATTCTATTCGTAGAGGTATAAAGTAAAAGGGCTATTAACTACATACATAAAGCTATTTTTACAATACAAGTAAAAGAGAATAATCACCTGTAAATGCTGCGAATTAGTCTATTGTCTATATAAAAATTCATACACTAATATTATATGTTCAACATTTGGATAAGTTATTAAAGTGCACATGGAAGCAATTTAGAGTATTTGGACGAAAAAAAGTCCAATATGTATTTGGTGATACCTATTGGACAGTACATATAGGAATAGAGATAGCTAATTTCATATCGTTTAATGAATATTCCTCCGCGTTTTCAAACTAATTGCGTCTGCGGAATAGATTGAAAAACAAAGAATTTTTTTCTTTCTTCGGTTCTTCCTCCGCTTCTTCATTAATGTCTAAGTTTTCTGGTTCGTTATTGAAGTCCAATTGTGCAATACTTTCTTCGATTACATCACTCACTTCGCCTATAGGAGGAGGCTCCACCTCAATTATTGAAGTTGCAGGAACTATAGAAGAAGCTTCGATAGTTGCCACGTTATTTGTAGTAGGCGTAAAGGTTTCTGTTATCTCCAAATCATTTGCAGCAGGAGTAGAGGGTTCTATTATGTCCAAGTCATTAGCAGTAGGAATAGAGGCTTCTATAATCTCCGTATCATTAACGGTAGGAGCAGCGGTTTCTATAATGTCCAAGTCATTAGCAGCAGGAACAGAAGCTTCTATAATCTCCGTATCATTAACGGTAGGAGCAGAGGCCTCTATGATGCCCAAGTCATTAGCAGTAGGAGTAGAGGCTTCGGTATTCTCCAGTTCATTAGCGGTAGGAGCAGTAGCTTCAGTATTCTCCAAATCATTAGTAAGAGGAGCGGAGAACACTGTATTGTCCAATTCATTTGCTAAAGGAGCTGTAATATTATTTGCATCTACAACGCTGACTGGAATTCCTTGTGTGTCAGTTGCATTTTTAAAATGAAATGTGGATTCTGCTGTATTATTTCTATATAAACCATTATAAATTTGGCTTGGATGTGTATTAATTGATTGAAAATAATGCTGATTAAAATGGCGTTCTTCCTGTTTTTTTACGGCATTTTCATTAGCAGTATAAGGGATCCCATTGCTCATATTAGAGGCTTTACCTGCCAAGCTTTGAAGGAATTTATAACTTGGTTCATTGGTAGGTAATGATGGTTGTACAGTCGTTTGTGCTATTTGTTCTAGAAGTTTTCTTGAAGGAAGGGCTATTTTTTTTGCGGAATTTTCTTCAACAGTCGTTGGGGTATTTTTTGATGGTTCATTTTCTTCTACTATTATTAATTTATTCAGTACGGCTAAAATTTCATGATTCATCTCTTCAATTACTTGATTCAGTGATTCTATTTGGATGGATAAATGCTTGACTTGCCCTTCATATTCTTTAATTTGCATACTTTGATTACCTTCCATTGTTTCTGTCAGTTCCTCTAGTTGCGCGACTTGTGGCTTAAGCTCCTCAAATTCATTTTTCATAAATAAGTAATCTTCAATTGAAGTACCCGTTTTTAATGTTGTTAACGTTTCTTTATAACTATCGATTTTTTCCCTTAGTTTTTCAATGTCTTGAGTGGAGTACAACTTAGAATCTTCCATTGCATTTCACCCCTTTCAGTCCATTATATTTTATTAAAAAACTTTACTTTCTGTTACAAATCATTTGCACATAAGAGTGAAGAATTGCATTCATTATAAGTAGTAGCAACATTACCACTTGAATAATAATCATGGAAATTATTTGTTAGCCCATGCACGTAACGCTAAAAATCATATGCTACAAACGAAAGATAAAAAACTTATGGAGGTGTCAAAAGGATGCAAGATAATATGCCATCCCAGGCAAGCGAACTAATTTGTATAAATGTGGATAAGGTTTATGACTGGATTGTAAAAGAAATGTCATTTGATATTTCTCCAACGGGTGCAATTACATTCCCAGGCATTACACCGACTACAGCTTTAACAGGTGCAATTGTTACATGTAGAGTAACTCCTGCTACGACAAACCCAATCGTAATTTTAAGTCGTGAGAATCGTCAATTCTCTATTGATGGATCAACAGTTTGTCTGCAACACTTAAATATTCAAAAGAATTTTGTTCTGACGATTGTTGTTACTTTACCAAATGGAACTATGTACACAAGTAGTGAAATTCCAGTATCACGTTGTGAGCAAGTTACATTATGCGCGCCTAAAGGAACAGATGTGGAAATCCTTTATACAGACTTAGATTGCTTCGTGTGTACAACAGGTACGCTTACTGCTGGTACGGGAACAATCACGTTTTCTGCGTTAACAATTACAGTAGCTGTATGTCAAAGCATTCAGTCTACATTCCCTGTAACTGTTGAATTCTTAGCAAATTACTGCGACCCAAGAGCAGATTTACCATTCTCATGTCCGTCAACGGTTCGTCCTAAGCAATGTTCCGTTATTTTCCCAACGGTTTGATAATGGTGCTAACAGATAAATAAAAGTCATACCTTAAAGAGAGGATTATCCTCTCTTTTTTTTAGTTTTGTTACATATTATATAGGCAAGGGGGCACTAATTATGAATACTCAAAAAGATTCTATAGAAGGAAAAATAAAGGATCTTAAAGCGCAAACGTCTTTTTATATCCATGAAATAAAAAAGCTAGTGGAAGAACAGGGCTTTTATAAAAATGTAAGTGTCATTAGTTATTTCACAACTTCACTTAATATTTCTTATGATGCAGAACAGGAAAGTTTATGTCTTGGTTCATATCATATTCGCAATATAGGTAATCAACCATTAACAAATCCTTATTTGTGCATCAAACTACCTGAAGATTCTCCGTTTTCCTTCTCGGGAAGGTATGTATATGAGCATTTTAATCAAAATTTAAAAACAACGGGTAGTTGGGAACGAATAAATGATACTTCTAATAATGCAGAATTTTGGCTTAAACCAATAGGTAAAACAACAATCGAGCCAAATGAGACGATTTCTTTTACTAATTTCCAAATAAAATGGTCCCATAATTTATCCTATGCGGGTACAATAACAGGCTTTACATATTGTGATGAGCTGCAAGACGGTGTCTTAGTGCTAAATCCTATTAATCTTAATGGAATTAATGTTGGACAGGAGGGAAGTGATGAGTGAGTTAGAAGGACAAAACGTAGAAGCAAGTTTCGACCAAATTGTACGTCATTTTATGAGTGATCAGCTTAATAATGTCTCGGACTTACGAAAGGAGGGGGATAATAGTTTTGCATTTCTTGAAAAAAGCACGTTGCAATTACTGCTTTCCCATTTATTATCAGGAGATAGAGCACCTGTAGAAAATTTAACGGGGCAGTTCGAATTGCGTGTTATAAACGAACTCGATGATTTGATAGCTAATAATAAAGTGCAATTTGAGGAAATAATGGATTATTTGAAAAAGCTATCGTGATAGGAGGTACTAACGTGGATAATCAAAGCGTTAAAAATAACGATCCTATACAGCTCCAGCAAATGATTATTTTTTTAAGAGCGGAACTTGCGAAATATAAA
Proteins encoded in this region:
- a CDS encoding FecCD family ABC transporter permease — its product is MKKSNIVSFSILVASPFLIAIVALISVMYGTKDISTLTVWQSLTAFDAGNIDHQIVRTSRIPRICAVLLVGAFLAVAGAVMQGITRNYLASPSLMGVNDGSAFVITIAIVFFPGLPNYQMILLSMLGSALGAGIVFGFGSLIRNGLSPVRLAIIGTVIGTFLSSIATAIAMYFQVSQTVSAWYNTKVHMVDNDMLMLSIPFGLIGLILALISARAITITALGDDIAVGLGQKTKAVKIVSMLAVVCLTGTAVALVGKIAFVGLVIPHITRFLVGVDYRFIIPCAAVIGAFFLALCDVLSRYVNYPYETPIGVLTALVGVPFFLYLVRKRGGEKHA
- a CDS encoding FecCD family ABC transporter permease, which gives rise to MHKKTSRAVMMTVAILLLFILGASYLHITNGVFDMSVIDVLKTLLRIEPNPKFDLVIFEFRLPRIVIAALVGVGLGMAGVVLQGITRNGLADPGILGINAGAGAAVVIFMFFFQFRVVTADIHSWLSILIMPIFGFVGGTMAAALIFSFAMKNGHLDMQRLILTGIAINSGFGALSLFLSLKMNAQDYESAAVWMAGSIYNANWIFVVSMLPWLLLLGFYVYRKSYLLDYFQLEEDSITSLGIALEKEKIKLLLASVGLVSACVSVSGSIGFIGLMAPHIAKQLVGIQHRYVMPVSALIGACLLVFADFIGKTVFAPSELAVGIVVSIIGIPYFLYLLVKSKA
- a CDS encoding ABC transporter ATP-binding protein, translated to MENLSSGYEHVRVFEGLNLTIEEGKVTTIIGPNGCGKSTLLKTIGRILKKQQGTVYLQEQNMQNLSTKEIAKKLAILSQTPIAPGQLKVEELIAYGRYPHRNNVNRLTKKDEEMIEWALTVTNTLEYRNRELAQLSGGQRQRVWLAMALAQETSILLLDEPTTYLDMAHQLEVLDIVKNLNEQHNCTIVMVLHDINHAARYSDHLIAMRQGVIMETGTPQEILCEDVMRKVFNISARIMEDPATNTPVCYGYDVLKEEDK
- a CDS encoding alpha/beta hydrolase, yielding MTVEQAMNINDFKSIEMTSKFTDYTYTINIYVPQGEIPQGGFPVLYVLDGSSYFHLVKEAVRLQSRNAPKTGIVPAIVVGVGHGADMHERRFYDFTAPAETYSYPARFKGNGYDKHGGAVGFSRFLQEELKPQIQQQFLINEQQQTLFGHSLAGYFVLWQLFNEKSSFQRYIAISPSIWWNEHELFHKANVFMKEHKQVNEHLFIGVGELETFMVDDGRQMTNELEKIMGIEFYEALEENHASVVPTVMSRAIRFMNKN
- a CDS encoding GNAT family N-acetyltransferase; the encoded protein is MRVLLADCRDAPVVHNLMLQAFKEYEHATPPSSALSETVESIEQALNKGEQAFISYMEDQPVAMVRFTLNDEGIYFFRLSVIPQMQGQGLAKALIAKLEDYARAQGKRISECKVRMNVPRNIELYRSLGYVITKEMLGENRNGFSLPIVTMEKKL
- a CDS encoding YfiT family bacillithiol transferase, whose translation is MNDLRYPIGQFQFPEVVTAQQVKKWIDDIRLLPRQLAEALSGASEQSLAKSYRENGWTVTQLVHHLADSHMNSFMRFKLALTEDTPKIKPYNEVDWAMLPDSDMPVATSYRLLESLHERWVYLLTTLTSEQLQRAFQHPDSGLMTLEKALALYAWHGKHHLAHIQNALAK
- a CDS encoding exosporium glycoprotein BclB-related protein, coding for MFLNDPNGCGCSSRSGNMDCPNFGPFLAVDVACIPPIQPTTEGSIIPFSSGVTPVVLTSLVTGLIATPSLIGFGTAVPGVTLVGETLDLTGIITEAFTVPRAGSITGLSASFSATAAVTLVGTTTVTATIYRAPAGSSVYTATTATVNLAPPFTGLIALGATAFGSGSFAPVPVAAGDKLVMVYSITTAGVAIAQVLTGTASAGITIL